Proteins from a single region of Novosphingobium sp. CECT 9465:
- a CDS encoding FAD-binding protein, with protein sequence MTILEPRDTLDLCQIVADAGACGTKLELRGGGTRAGIGAPRDATVVSLRSIQGVVDYDPAELVLTVRPGTPLSDVQALVANEGQMLAFEPWGEAGATIGGTVAAGVAGSRRVTAGSARDHLLGLTAVSGRGEMFVAGAKVVKNVTGYDLPKLMAGSWGRLGGMTELTLKVLPRPRMTITLMAQGLSPRAAHAAMSCALGSNADVSAAAHLARGITLLRVAGFAPSVAARCLALPALLRDHCALQQLDEADAAPLWAEAMTGAQLSGAVRWRVHLPPRHAPDLLEALAPLGIDWAMDWGGGQLWIALDDAGTIVREAAAKFGGEATLIVADAGMRAEIPAFHPRAPGVAGLEQRVRRAFDPMGVFATGRFSEDAHADPLPA encoded by the coding sequence ATGACCATTCTGGAACCCCGCGATACGCTGGACCTGTGCCAGATTGTGGCCGATGCAGGGGCGTGTGGCACAAAGCTGGAACTGCGCGGCGGCGGTACGCGCGCCGGGATCGGTGCACCGCGCGACGCCACTGTCGTTTCATTGCGGTCAATTCAGGGCGTGGTCGATTACGATCCCGCCGAACTTGTGCTGACCGTTCGGCCCGGCACGCCACTGTCCGATGTGCAAGCGCTTGTCGCAAATGAAGGACAGATGCTGGCATTCGAGCCGTGGGGTGAGGCTGGCGCCACCATCGGCGGGACCGTGGCAGCAGGCGTCGCGGGTTCACGGCGAGTTACCGCTGGCAGCGCGCGCGATCACCTGCTGGGCCTGACCGCCGTTTCGGGACGGGGCGAGATGTTCGTCGCGGGGGCCAAAGTGGTCAAGAATGTCACCGGATATGATCTGCCCAAGCTTATGGCCGGCTCATGGGGCCGCCTTGGCGGCATGACCGAACTTACGCTGAAGGTACTGCCGCGTCCGCGCATGACCATAACCCTGATGGCGCAAGGCCTGTCTCCTCGCGCGGCGCATGCGGCAATGTCATGCGCGCTGGGCAGCAATGCGGATGTATCAGCCGCTGCGCACCTCGCGCGCGGGATCACGCTGCTGCGCGTTGCCGGTTTTGCCCCATCGGTTGCGGCGCGGTGCCTGGCACTTCCGGCCCTGCTGCGCGATCACTGCGCCTTGCAGCAGCTTGATGAAGCAGACGCCGCACCGCTTTGGGCCGAAGCGATGACCGGTGCGCAGCTTTCCGGCGCGGTCCGCTGGCGCGTTCACCTGCCGCCGCGCCATGCGCCCGACTTGCTCGAAGCCCTTGCCCCCTTGGGCATTGACTGGGCGATGGACTGGGGGGGTGGACAATTGTGGATTGCACTTGATGATGCAGGAACAATAGTGCGCGAAGCTGCCGCAAAATTCGGCGGGGAAGCCACGCTGATTGTCGCAGATGCCGGCATGCGCGCGGAAATTCCTGCATTTCATCCACGCGCACCCGGCGTTGCCGGGCTGGAGCAGCGTGTGCGACGCGCGTTCGATCCCATGGGCGTCTTCGCTACCGGCCGTTTTTCGGAGGATGCGCATGCAGACCCGCTTCCCGCCTGA
- a CDS encoding FAD-linked oxidase C-terminal domain-containing protein: protein MSILMPLPDAETLAKRDRIVAAMRSIVPGEGVIDDADSLLPWESDGLTAYRQPPMLVVLPETVEQVSAVLRWCHAENVKVVPRGSGTSLSGGALPLADAVLLGMGKFKRIVDVDYEDRVAVVQPGVTNLAITQAVEGRGFYYAPDPSSQIACSIGGNVAENSGGVHCLKYGLTTNNVLGVELVLMDGEVVRLGGRHMDTSGLDLLGVIVGSEGLLGVVTEVTVRILPKPETARAVLVGFPDAESAGACVAQVIAEGIIPAGMEMMDRTAIHAAEAFVNVGYPLDVGALLIIEVDGPGAECDHLIGEIARMADDNGAVTNRVSQDEGERMAFWAGRKAAFPAVGRISPDYYCMDGTIPRRRLPEVLRRMEELSQKYGLGVANVFHAGDGNLHPLILYDANAPGELDRAEEFGNDILRLCVEVGGVLTGEHGVGIEKRDLMPEMFSEADLKQQQRVKCAFDPGLLLNPGKVFPTLHRCAELGRMHVHHGALPFPDLPRF from the coding sequence ATGTCTATTCTCATGCCTTTGCCCGATGCGGAAACGCTGGCCAAGCGGGACCGGATCGTAGCGGCGATGCGGTCCATCGTGCCGGGCGAAGGCGTGATCGACGATGCGGATTCGTTGCTGCCATGGGAATCCGACGGGCTGACCGCCTATCGCCAGCCGCCCATGCTGGTCGTCCTGCCGGAAACGGTGGAGCAGGTTTCGGCAGTGCTGCGCTGGTGCCATGCTGAAAATGTGAAGGTGGTGCCGCGCGGGTCGGGCACATCGCTGTCCGGCGGAGCGCTGCCGCTGGCTGACGCCGTGCTGCTGGGCATGGGCAAGTTCAAACGCATCGTCGATGTGGATTACGAGGACCGGGTTGCAGTTGTTCAGCCCGGCGTGACGAACCTGGCCATCACGCAGGCGGTGGAGGGGCGCGGGTTCTACTACGCGCCCGATCCATCCAGCCAGATCGCCTGTTCGATCGGCGGCAATGTCGCGGAAAATTCAGGCGGTGTGCACTGTCTCAAATATGGCCTGACCACCAACAACGTGCTCGGCGTTGAACTCGTGCTGATGGACGGTGAAGTGGTCCGGCTGGGCGGACGGCACATGGACACTAGCGGGCTGGACCTGCTTGGCGTGATCGTGGGCTCCGAAGGCTTGCTCGGCGTGGTGACCGAAGTGACGGTGCGCATCCTGCCAAAGCCCGAAACGGCGCGCGCGGTGCTGGTCGGCTTTCCCGATGCGGAAAGCGCAGGGGCCTGCGTGGCACAGGTCATTGCCGAGGGCATTATTCCTGCCGGGATGGAAATGATGGACCGGACCGCCATTCACGCGGCCGAAGCGTTCGTCAACGTCGGTTACCCGCTCGACGTGGGCGCGCTGCTGATCATTGAAGTGGATGGTCCGGGCGCAGAGTGTGACCACCTGATCGGCGAAATCGCCCGGATGGCGGACGATAACGGCGCGGTCACTAACCGCGTGTCGCAGGACGAGGGCGAGCGCATGGCGTTCTGGGCCGGGCGCAAGGCCGCGTTTCCGGCAGTGGGCCGCATCTCGCCGGATTACTATTGCATGGACGGCACCATCCCGCGCCGCCGCCTGCCCGAAGTGCTGCGGCGGATGGAGGAATTGTCGCAAAAATACGGGCTGGGCGTGGCCAATGTCTTTCATGCCGGTGACGGCAATCTCCACCCGCTGATCCTTTATGATGCCAACGCGCCCGGCGAACTCGATCGTGCCGAGGAGTTCGGCAACGACATCCTGCGGCTGTGCGTCGAAGTGGGCGGCGTGCTGACCGGCGAACATGGCGTGGGCATCGAAAAGCGCGACCTCATGCCGGAAATGTTTTCCGAAGCAGACCTGAAGCAGCAGCAGCGTGTGAAGTGCGCCTTCGATCCGGGCCTGCTGCTCAATCCCGGCAAAGTGTTCCCGACGCTGCACCGCTGCGCAGAACTGGGCCGGATGCACGTGCACCACGGCGCCCTGCCCTTTCCCGATCTGCCGAGGTTCTGA
- the glcF gene encoding glycolate oxidase subunit GlcF encodes MQTRFPPEALTNPAMRASEEVIRKCVHCGFCTATCPTYVLLGDELDSPRGRIYLMKDMLENDREPSAEVVKHLDRCLSCLSCMSTCPSGVNYMHLVDHARAHIEERYKRPASERFFRNVLAFVLSHPGRFRLALTFAPLGRPFLPLLRRVAALRPLAAMLELAPSRIPAPTLAQSTRVSQRKGRVALLQGCAEPVLRPQFREAAVRLLNRCGYDVIFAPDEGCCGALVHHMGREHDSHNAARRNIDAWMREIEGEGLDAIIVTASGCGTTIKDYGFMLRSDPAYAEKAARVSAMAMDVSEYLARIELPNGQDRGLTVAYHPACSLQHGQKVTEAPKRLLAQAGYTVRTPAEAHLCCGSAGTYNILQPAIADQLGQRKAGNIERLDADVVATGNIGCATQIARFSGLPVVHTVELLDWATGGPAPAALNHLSQE; translated from the coding sequence ATGCAGACCCGCTTCCCGCCTGAGGCCCTGACCAATCCGGCGATGCGCGCCTCGGAAGAAGTGATCCGCAAATGCGTGCATTGCGGATTCTGCACCGCCACCTGCCCCACTTACGTGCTGCTGGGCGACGAGTTGGATAGCCCGCGCGGGCGCATCTACCTGATGAAGGACATGCTTGAGAACGACCGCGAACCGAGCGCGGAAGTGGTCAAGCATCTCGATCGCTGCCTGTCGTGCTTGTCGTGCATGTCCACCTGTCCTTCGGGCGTAAATTACATGCATCTGGTGGATCATGCCCGCGCGCATATCGAAGAGCGATACAAGCGCCCGGCGTCGGAGCGCTTCTTCCGCAACGTGCTGGCATTCGTCCTGTCCCATCCCGGCCGCTTCCGCTTGGCCCTGACCTTTGCACCACTGGGCCGCCCATTCCTGCCACTGCTCCGTCGCGTGGCAGCGCTGCGCCCGCTTGCGGCAATGCTGGAACTGGCACCGTCGCGCATTCCCGCACCGACTCTGGCCCAATCGACCCGCGTATCGCAGCGCAAGGGCCGTGTTGCCTTGTTGCAGGGCTGCGCCGAGCCGGTGCTGCGCCCCCAGTTTCGCGAAGCCGCCGTGCGGTTGCTCAATCGCTGTGGCTATGACGTGATCTTTGCGCCGGACGAGGGCTGCTGCGGCGCGCTCGTCCATCACATGGGCCGCGAGCATGATTCACACAACGCCGCGCGCCGCAATATCGATGCGTGGATGCGCGAAATCGAAGGCGAAGGCCTTGACGCGATCATCGTAACCGCATCGGGCTGCGGCACCACGATCAAGGACTACGGGTTCATGCTGCGGTCCGATCCCGCCTATGCGGAAAAGGCCGCGCGGGTCAGTGCAATGGCTATGGACGTAAGTGAGTACCTCGCGCGGATCGAACTTCCGAACGGTCAAGACCGCGGGTTAACTGTGGCCTATCACCCGGCCTGTTCGTTGCAGCATGGGCAAAAGGTGACAGAAGCACCAAAACGCTTGTTGGCGCAGGCCGGTTATACGGTCAGAACCCCGGCCGAAGCGCATTTGTGCTGCGGTTCGGCAGGCACATACAACATTCTGCAACCGGCAATTGCCGACCAGCTTGGCCAGCGCAAGGCAGGCAATATCGAACGCCTTGATGCCGATGTTGTCGCCACCGGGAATATCGGCTGCGCCACCCAGATCGCCCGTTTCTCCGGCCTTCCGGTGGTCCATACGGTGGAACTGCTCGATTGGGCCACTGGTGGGCCTGCCCCGGCCGCGCTCAACCATCTTTCCCAGGAGTAA